The Cellulophaga sp. L1A9 genome window below encodes:
- a CDS encoding alpha-2-macroglobulin, translated as MKLKYFQIISLLFLFLTGCNEKVNTLEDQSDNLNKYQEYVSEVTHGIISARSDVRLVLKQPVTSWESGTELTNVLSVSPKVAGKVVVLDSRTISFVPEKAFKQNTEYAFTFNLGEVIKEVPADLEELTFVIKTLEQQFSVYTNPIQSYSKEKQYIEGQLRSADILSLAIAKDLVNVTQNGKDIKVKFDTSVKEGTLFQFKIDSIQRFEEDSELQIAWDGTKHDIDNKGENKIVIPGKNNFVVLDVVVKDTRQNQVLINFSDPLKKDQNFKGLVVLEGDNNLKYSVSGNTLKVYPSIEIEGTALLEVFDGISSTSGFKLKSKFEEKIAFEQIKPEVRLLSNGTILPSSNNLKINFEAVNLKYVDVSVLRVYEDNVLQFLQNNNLNGSSSLKQVARPIATKKLELVNNLSANTGKWSAHALDLKELITPQKGAIYRVEFSFKPSYSTYKCDDTDFETEEGTEENYDEESESSSWDGVEDYYEDYYYDYNWSERENPCHSSYYYDKKVGVNILASDLGVTVKKGLNKSYFVAVSDLVSTSPVSGAKVTFYNYQQQAVGTVTTDAKGTSFFDAENNQAYFVVAENNGQKTYVKINDGNVLSVSKFDVSGVSLQKGIKGYIFGERGVWRPGDNIFLSFMLNDNANKLPANHPVKLELMDPYNKVVHREVKTYGLDNFYNFNLKTDENAPTGNWLVKISVGGASFTQTIKIETIKPNRLKIKTEFDSEILGGSSPIYGAMEVKWLHGAIAKNLKADITAKFNAKTTTFKSFPGYIFDDPTRSFSSEDQVVFDGKIDGEGKASFSINPQLNGNAPGMLNAAFITKVYENGGDFSTDVFTKTYAPFKTYVGLNVPKGDKSKGMLLTDVKHKFEVVTVDENGKPKATKNLKVSIHKISWRWWWDNSADNLSSYSSSEYHEKVFEETISTSSNGKGTFNFELKYPDWGRYLVRVEDEYGGHATGKAVYIDWPGWAGKSRKNDPSAATMLLFSTDKEKYNVGDDATITFPSSEGGRALVTIENGSEVLESLWVETTKGETKFKLPIKEIYTPNVYINIALLQPHASTLNDAPIRMYGVVGIGVEDPKTKLEPQIMMPEVLRPEESITVKIGEKNSKAMTYTIAIVDEGLLDLTRFKTPDAWSTFYAKEALGVKTWDIYDDVIGAFGGKINQVFAIGGDDELAGAKNKKANRFEPMVVHLGPFTLKAGETKSHKIAIPKYVGSVRTMVIAGNAESEAYGMAEKTTPVRKPLMILASLPRKITPGEKVTLPVTVFAMESKVKNVTIKIKKDKAFTVSGEATKSLTFSQPDEKMVYFDLDVADFKGIGKVIVEASGGGETASFEIPIDVVNPNPMTSEIQDIVLDANASQQLNLETFGIGGSNSVQVEFSTLPPMSFNGRMQYLIRYPHGCVEQTTSAAFPQLYLSDIFDLSSAKKSETQKNIENAIKRLGGFQRPGGGFSYWPGLNSTDDWGTTYAGHFLLEAEKKGYVMPISFKTNWVKYQQSTAKNWRSGSSYSDLAQAYRLYTLALSGNADIASMNRLRETSGISDEGKFRLAAAYGLIGQASVAQQILKTASIDFQASKYDYYSYGSIERNRAMALETYILLKDKAKAQELAKTIAASLKEQRWMSTQSTAYSLLAMGKFAEMVGGKGIKASVTVNGKTENVSTSKTLASRTLEIKKGTNSISLKNQEGNVVYVSIINNGILPVGSEKEIQRNLGLQTVFKGRDGSRIDVSSITQGTDFVAEVTLTNTTSSAVKNMALSEIFPSGWEIVNTRFTDFGDFAQNNVTHTDLRDDRANFYFDLKKNETKTFRILLNASYLGTYYLPGIQVEAMYDNDYVARTKGQWVKVIQ; from the coding sequence ATGAAACTAAAGTATTTTCAAATTATTAGCTTACTTTTTCTTTTCCTTACAGGGTGTAATGAAAAAGTAAATACACTAGAGGATCAATCTGATAATCTTAATAAGTATCAGGAGTATGTGAGTGAAGTTACTCACGGAATTATTTCAGCAAGAAGTGATGTGAGGCTTGTTTTAAAGCAACCTGTAACTTCTTGGGAAAGTGGCACAGAATTGACAAATGTGTTATCGGTTTCTCCAAAAGTTGCTGGTAAGGTTGTGGTGTTAGACAGTCGTACGATTTCTTTTGTACCAGAAAAAGCATTTAAGCAAAATACAGAATATGCTTTTACCTTTAATTTAGGTGAAGTAATAAAAGAGGTTCCTGCGGATTTAGAAGAATTGACTTTTGTAATAAAAACCTTGGAGCAGCAATTTTCAGTGTATACCAATCCAATCCAGTCTTATTCCAAAGAAAAACAATATATAGAAGGGCAATTGAGGAGTGCAGACATCCTTTCGTTAGCTATAGCCAAGGACCTGGTGAACGTAACGCAAAATGGAAAAGATATAAAAGTGAAGTTTGATACTTCGGTAAAAGAAGGAACACTATTTCAGTTCAAAATTGATAGCATACAACGTTTTGAAGAAGATAGCGAGTTACAAATAGCATGGGATGGTACTAAGCATGATATAGATAATAAGGGAGAAAATAAAATAGTGATACCAGGAAAGAACAATTTTGTAGTTCTTGATGTGGTGGTAAAAGATACGCGGCAAAATCAAGTATTAATTAACTTTTCTGATCCACTGAAAAAAGATCAAAATTTTAAAGGGCTTGTTGTTTTAGAAGGTGATAATAATTTAAAATATAGTGTATCAGGGAATACATTAAAAGTATATCCTTCAATTGAAATAGAGGGTACCGCTTTGTTAGAGGTATTTGACGGAATATCGAGCACTAGCGGATTTAAATTAAAAAGTAAGTTTGAAGAAAAAATTGCCTTTGAGCAAATAAAACCAGAAGTAAGATTACTTTCTAATGGAACAATTTTGCCTTCTTCAAATAATCTAAAAATTAATTTTGAAGCGGTAAATTTAAAGTATGTTGATGTATCTGTATTGCGTGTTTATGAAGATAATGTTCTTCAATTTTTACAGAACAATAATTTAAACGGAAGCAGTTCTTTAAAACAAGTAGCAAGACCAATTGCAACTAAAAAACTAGAACTGGTTAATAATTTAAGTGCCAATACGGGGAAATGGTCTGCCCATGCCTTAGACCTAAAAGAATTGATAACTCCGCAAAAGGGAGCGATCTACAGGGTTGAATTTTCGTTTAAGCCATCGTATAGTACTTATAAGTGTGATGATACAGACTTTGAGACAGAAGAGGGTACAGAAGAAAATTATGATGAAGAGTCAGAGTCTAGTTCTTGGGATGGTGTAGAAGATTATTATGAGGACTACTATTATGATTATAATTGGAGTGAACGTGAAAATCCATGTCATTCTTCTTATTATTACGATAAAAAAGTAGGCGTAAATATTTTAGCTAGTGACCTTGGGGTTACGGTAAAAAAAGGATTAAATAAAAGTTACTTTGTGGCGGTGAGTGATCTTGTCTCTACAAGCCCAGTATCAGGAGCTAAAGTTACTTTTTACAACTACCAACAACAGGCAGTAGGTACTGTAACAACAGATGCAAAAGGGACTTCGTTTTTCGATGCCGAAAATAACCAAGCTTATTTTGTGGTAGCAGAGAATAACGGGCAAAAAACGTATGTAAAGATCAACGATGGTAATGTGTTATCGGTAAGTAAATTTGATGTTTCAGGCGTTTCTTTACAGAAAGGTATCAAAGGATATATTTTTGGAGAACGTGGTGTTTGGAGGCCAGGAGATAATATCTTCTTATCTTTTATGCTGAATGATAATGCAAATAAGTTGCCAGCAAATCACCCTGTTAAATTAGAATTAATGGATCCATATAATAAAGTCGTTCACCGTGAAGTGAAGACTTATGGACTGGATAATTTTTATAATTTTAATTTAAAGACAGATGAAAATGCACCTACAGGTAATTGGTTGGTGAAAATATCAGTGGGTGGGGCATCATTTACTCAAACCATAAAAATTGAAACGATTAAGCCGAATCGATTAAAAATTAAAACGGAATTTGATAGTGAGATTTTAGGAGGTTCAAGTCCTATTTATGGTGCAATGGAAGTGAAATGGCTGCATGGCGCCATTGCTAAAAATTTAAAGGCGGATATTACAGCAAAATTTAATGCCAAAACAACTACGTTTAAATCTTTTCCAGGCTACATATTTGACGATCCAACGCGTAGTTTTTCATCAGAAGATCAAGTTGTTTTTGATGGTAAAATAGATGGTGAAGGGAAAGCAAGTTTTAGTATTAATCCACAATTAAATGGAAATGCACCAGGAATGCTAAATGCCGCTTTTATTACTAAGGTCTATGAAAATGGAGGCGATTTTAGTACTGATGTATTTACAAAAACCTATGCCCCGTTTAAAACCTATGTTGGTTTAAATGTGCCTAAAGGAGATAAATCTAAAGGCATGCTTCTTACCGATGTTAAACATAAGTTTGAAGTGGTTACCGTAGATGAAAATGGAAAACCAAAAGCAACTAAAAACCTTAAGGTTTCCATACATAAAATAAGCTGGAGATGGTGGTGGGATAACTCAGCCGATAATTTATCATCATATAGCAGTAGCGAATATCATGAAAAAGTTTTTGAAGAAACGATAAGCACTTCATCCAATGGAAAAGGAACGTTTAATTTTGAATTAAAATATCCAGATTGGGGGCGTTACTTAGTTCGCGTTGAAGATGAATATGGCGGTCATGCAACCGGAAAAGCAGTTTATATAGATTGGCCAGGATGGGCAGGTAAGTCGCGTAAAAACGATCCGTCTGCGGCAACGATGTTGTTATTTTCAACAGACAAAGAAAAGTACAATGTAGGTGATGATGCTACCATTACTTTTCCAAGTTCAGAAGGTGGAAGAGCATTGGTTACGATAGAAAACGGAAGCGAAGTTTTAGAATCTTTATGGGTAGAGACCACAAAAGGAGAGACTAAATTTAAATTACCAATAAAGGAAATTTATACGCCTAATGTATATATTAATATTGCATTGTTACAACCACATGCTTCTACCTTAAATGACGCTCCTATTCGTATGTATGGTGTGGTAGGTATTGGCGTTGAAGACCCAAAAACGAAACTGGAGCCTCAGATAATGATGCCAGAAGTGCTGCGTCCAGAGGAAAGTATTACCGTAAAAATAGGAGAAAAGAATAGTAAGGCAATGACCTATACGATTGCCATTGTAGATGAAGGTCTTTTAGATTTAACACGTTTTAAAACTCCGGATGCATGGAGCACCTTTTATGCGAAGGAAGCATTAGGCGTAAAAACTTGGGATATTTATGATGATGTTATCGGTGCCTTTGGCGGAAAAATCAATCAAGTATTTGCCATTGGTGGTGATGATGAACTAGCAGGAGCAAAGAATAAAAAAGCCAATCGGTTTGAGCCTATGGTGGTTCATTTAGGACCTTTTACGTTAAAGGCAGGAGAAACCAAATCACATAAAATAGCAATTCCTAAATATGTAGGTTCTGTACGTACAATGGTAATTGCAGGAAATGCAGAAAGTGAGGCATATGGAATGGCAGAAAAAACAACTCCTGTTCGTAAGCCGCTAATGATATTGGCCTCATTGCCAAGAAAAATAACTCCAGGAGAAAAAGTAACGCTCCCTGTGACAGTATTCGCAATGGAGTCTAAAGTGAAAAATGTAACGATTAAAATAAAGAAAGACAAAGCATTTACCGTTTCTGGAGAGGCTACAAAATCACTTACATTTAGTCAGCCAGATGAGAAAATGGTGTATTTTGATTTAGATGTTGCCGATTTTAAAGGAATTGGAAAAGTAATTGTGGAGGCTTCGGGAGGAGGAGAAACAGCATCTTTTGAAATACCTATTGATGTGGTAAACCCGAATCCTATGACCTCAGAGATTCAAGATATAGTTCTTGATGCAAATGCAAGTCAGCAATTGAATTTGGAAACCTTTGGTATTGGGGGTAGTAATTCTGTTCAGGTAGAATTCTCAACCCTACCGCCAATGAGTTTTAATGGTCGTATGCAATATTTAATTAGGTACCCTCATGGGTGTGTGGAACAAACAACATCTGCAGCATTTCCGCAATTGTACTTGAGTGATATATTTGATTTGAGTTCAGCTAAAAAATCTGAAACACAGAAGAATATTGAAAATGCAATTAAACGATTAGGAGGCTTTCAGCGTCCTGGTGGCGGATTTTCTTATTGGCCAGGGTTAAATTCTACGGATGATTGGGGAACTACCTATGCAGGACACTTTTTGTTAGAAGCAGAGAAAAAGGGATATGTGATGCCTATTTCTTTTAAAACTAATTGGGTAAAATACCAACAAAGCACTGCTAAAAACTGGCGTTCAGGAAGTTCTTATTCAGATTTGGCACAAGCGTACAGGTTGTATACGTTGGCACTTTCAGGTAATGCAGACATTGCTTCAATGAACCGTTTGCGTGAAACAAGTGGAATTTCAGATGAAGGCAAATTTAGATTGGCTGCGGCTTATGGTTTAATTGGTCAGGCGAGTGTGGCACAACAAATTCTGAAAACAGCTTCGATTGATTTTCAAGCTAGTAAATATGATTATTATAGCTATGGCTCAATAGAGAGAAATAGAGCGATGGCATTAGAAACATATATTCTATTAAAAGACAAAGCAAAAGCTCAGGAATTAGCTAAAACTATTGCGGCAAGTTTAAAAGAACAACGTTGGATGAGCACGCAAAGTACTGCATACAGTCTTTTAGCCATGGGGAAATTTGCCGAAATGGTAGGAGGCAAAGGGATAAAAGCTTCAGTAACTGTTAATGGAAAAACGGAAAATGTTTCCACTAGTAAAACCTTAGCGAGTAGAACCTTAGAAATAAAGAAAGGAACGAACAGCATTAGTTTAAAAAACCAAGAAGGCAATGTGGTTTATGTTAGTATTATAAACAACGGAATTTTACCAGTAGGAAGTGAGAAAGAAATTCAACGAAATCTTGGGCTTCAAACGGTATTTAAAGGTCGTGATGGTTCGCGAATTGATGTTTCTTCAATTACACAGGGAACAGATTTTGTTGCAGAGGTTACTTTAACAAATACCACAAGTAGCGCTGTTAAGAATATGGCGCTATCGGAAATTTTTCCAAGTGGTTGGGAAATTGTCAATACGCGATTTACAGACTTCGGAGATTTTGCTCAGAATAATGTTACACATACAGACCTAAGAGATGATCGTGCTAATTTCTATTTCGATTTGAAAAAGAATGAAACCAAAACGTTTAGAATATTACTGAATGCATCGTATTTAGGAACGTATTACTTGCCGGGCATTCAGGTAGAGGCAATGTATGATAACGATTATGTTGCTAGAACAAAAGGACAATGGGTAAAAGTGATTCAATAG
- a CDS encoding CAP domain-containing protein has translation MKMRMHQAILVLFVFVIYSCNTESLNNTVILESKNATEIENELLAIVNDYRIENGLNTLEYSSIAYKYANLHTDYMIAKGTTNHDDFSSRASSFTSEVNATLVSENVAKNYADALATFKAWMNSNIHKKAIEGDFTHSAVSVKADVNGIYYCTELFYK, from the coding sequence ATGAAAATGAGAATGCATCAGGCAATCTTGGTTTTATTTGTATTCGTTATTTACTCTTGCAATACAGAGTCATTAAACAATACAGTAATCCTAGAGTCTAAGAATGCCACTGAGATTGAAAATGAACTACTGGCAATAGTGAACGACTACAGAATTGAAAATGGATTGAATACACTAGAATACAGCAGTATTGCATACAAATATGCGAATTTGCATACAGATTACATGATCGCAAAAGGCACCACCAATCATGATGATTTTAGTTCTAGAGCTTCTAGTTTTACATCTGAGGTTAATGCTACTTTAGTATCCGAAAATGTAGCAAAAAATTATGCAGATGCCCTAGCCACTTTCAAGGCATGGATGAATAGTAATATTCATAAAAAAGCTATTGAGGGAGATTTCACTCATTCGGCGGTAAGTGTCAAGGCAGACGTTAATGGCATATATTATTGTACCGAATTGTTTTACAAGTAA
- a CDS encoding 3-hydroxyanthranilate 3,4-dioxygenase — protein sequence MAITPPFNLTKWIAENRASLKPPVGNKNLYKDAGDYIVMIVAGPNARKDYHYNETEELFYQLEGNIEVHVQEDGIKKTMTLGPGDMYLHPAKIPHSPERHENSIGLVIERKRNHMNVDDGLLWFCDNCNHKLYEAYFTLNDIEKDFLSHFKHFYSSEALRTCDNCGTVMPVDERFIAKE from the coding sequence ATGGCAATTACTCCACCATTTAATTTAACCAAATGGATTGCAGAAAACAGAGCTTCTTTAAAGCCACCCGTTGGCAATAAGAATCTATATAAAGATGCCGGTGACTATATTGTAATGATTGTTGCCGGACCTAACGCCCGTAAAGATTACCATTATAATGAAACCGAAGAATTGTTTTACCAATTAGAAGGTAATATAGAGGTACATGTACAGGAAGATGGTATAAAAAAAACAATGACCTTAGGACCAGGAGACATGTATTTACACCCTGCTAAAATTCCGCATTCTCCCGAACGGCATGAGAATTCTATTGGTCTTGTGATTGAAAGAAAGCGCAATCATATGAATGTAGATGATGGCTTACTCTGGTTTTGCGATAATTGTAATCACAAACTATACGAAGCATACTTTACGCTTAATGATATAGAAAAAGATTTTTTATCCCATTTTAAACATTTTTATAGTTCCGAGGCCTTGCGAACGTGTGATAATTGCGGAACCGTAATGCCTGTTGATGAACGTTTTATTGCAAAAGAATAA
- a CDS encoding DUF1304 domain-containing protein, translating to MEITIKILIGVIAFLHLYIMYFEMFAWTTKGKKVFNNFPKDLFEPTKSMAANQGLYNGFLAAGLLWTFFITNLEWSNNIALFFLACVAIAGGYGAMTVSRKILFVQTVPALLTIALILL from the coding sequence ATGGAAATTACAATTAAGATTTTAATAGGAGTAATTGCTTTTTTACACCTCTACATCATGTATTTTGAAATGTTCGCCTGGACAACCAAAGGAAAAAAAGTTTTTAATAACTTTCCTAAGGATTTATTTGAACCCACTAAATCTATGGCCGCCAATCAAGGTTTATACAATGGCTTTTTGGCAGCAGGGTTGCTATGGACTTTCTTTATCACAAACCTAGAGTGGAGCAACAATATTGCCCTATTTTTTCTTGCATGTGTAGCTATTGCAGGTGGCTATGGTGCAATGACTGTTTCTAGAAAAATTTTATTCGTTCAGACTGTTCCTGCACTACTAACTATTGCGCTCATACTTTTATAA
- a CDS encoding aldehyde dehydrogenase family protein gives MSKTTTDFGIDSALKTLGVSANNLGTSTGSKFFASGEEIASYSPVDGKLIGKVKATTQEDYAKVMEKATAAFQEWRTKPAPLRGEVVRQFGDKLREKKEALGKLVSYEMGKSYQEGLGEVQEMIDICDFAVGLSRQLHGLTMHSERPGHRMYEQYHPLGVVGIISAFNFPVAVWAWNTALAWICGDVCIWKPSEKTPMCGIACQNIAAEVFAANGLPEGICNLINGDHTVGEMMTKDTRVPLISATGSTRMGKIVAKEVAGRLGKTLLELGGNNAIIVTPDADIKMTVIGAVFGAVGTAGQRCTSTRRLIIHESVYDTVKNAVVKAYGQLRIGNPLDENNHVGPIIDTDAVKMYEGALAKVVEEGGTIVVEGGVLSGEGYESGCYVKPAIAEAKNSFEIVQHETFAPILYLLKYSGDIHDALKLQNGVAQGLSSAVMTNNLREAEAFLSVQGSDCGIANVNIGTSGAEIGGAFGGEKETGGGRESGSDAWKVYMRRQTNTINYTTELPLAQGIKFDL, from the coding sequence ATGTCAAAAACAACAACAGACTTCGGTATTGATTCTGCCTTAAAGACTTTAGGAGTATCAGCTAATAATTTAGGCACCTCAACAGGATCAAAGTTTTTTGCTTCAGGCGAAGAAATAGCTTCATATTCTCCAGTGGACGGTAAATTAATTGGCAAAGTAAAAGCAACTACGCAAGAAGATTACGCTAAAGTGATGGAGAAAGCAACTGCGGCCTTTCAAGAATGGAGAACAAAGCCAGCTCCTTTAAGAGGAGAAGTTGTAAGACAGTTTGGAGACAAACTAAGAGAAAAGAAAGAAGCTTTAGGAAAACTGGTTTCTTATGAAATGGGAAAATCCTATCAAGAAGGCTTAGGCGAAGTACAAGAAATGATTGATATCTGTGATTTCGCAGTTGGATTATCTAGACAACTACATGGCTTAACAATGCATTCTGAACGTCCAGGACATAGAATGTACGAACAGTACCATCCTTTAGGAGTGGTTGGAATTATTTCTGCCTTTAACTTTCCTGTTGCTGTTTGGGCTTGGAATACAGCTTTGGCTTGGATTTGTGGAGACGTTTGTATCTGGAAGCCTAGTGAAAAAACACCAATGTGCGGAATAGCATGCCAAAACATAGCAGCAGAAGTATTTGCAGCAAACGGTTTACCAGAGGGTATTTGTAACCTTATAAATGGCGATCATACCGTTGGAGAAATGATGACTAAAGATACTCGCGTACCTTTAATTTCTGCGACAGGATCTACTCGTATGGGTAAAATTGTAGCAAAAGAAGTTGCTGGCCGTTTAGGTAAAACTTTATTAGAATTAGGAGGCAACAATGCTATTATTGTAACTCCAGATGCAGATATTAAAATGACCGTTATTGGTGCTGTTTTTGGTGCTGTAGGTACCGCAGGACAACGCTGTACGTCTACAAGACGTTTAATCATACATGAATCTGTTTATGATACGGTTAAAAATGCTGTTGTAAAAGCATACGGACAATTACGTATTGGAAACCCATTAGATGAAAATAATCATGTAGGACCTATCATTGATACCGATGCTGTAAAAATGTACGAAGGAGCTTTAGCGAAGGTCGTAGAAGAAGGTGGAACTATTGTTGTTGAAGGAGGCGTACTTTCTGGTGAAGGATACGAATCTGGATGCTATGTAAAACCCGCCATTGCAGAAGCTAAAAATTCTTTTGAAATTGTTCAACACGAAACATTCGCTCCGATATTATACTTATTAAAATACTCAGGAGATATCCATGACGCATTAAAACTTCAAAACGGAGTTGCCCAAGGCTTGTCTTCAGCAGTAATGACAAATAACCTTCGCGAAGCAGAAGCTTTCTTATCTGTACAAGGTTCAGATTGCGGTATCGCAAATGTAAATATTGGAACCTCTGGCGCTGAGATTGGTGGTGCTTTTGGAGGTGAAAAAGAAACTGGCGGAGGACGTGAATCTGGTTCTGATGCTTGGAAAGTATACATGCGCAGACAAACGAACACAATAAATTACACTACAGAGCTCCCACTTGCTCAAGGTATTAAATTTGACCTTTAA
- a CDS encoding OmpA family protein has protein sequence MTKKTIYLLGIIITILLGTYFFITCCSCCGASSEITETEIIIEETLPEATAYPFKFSDGSFAYESNDNFNFNRSSSSILMPLSTSITEGITSTKSYLEQNTGKVFDITGFYKSDEANKSAFPNLGIARANAIKNHLVAQGIPSSSLNILGELNDDMISSPENVFLGPASYAISNEHEDLEDEMKALYNKIKADPLVLNFNTGQASINLTSEERQKIVAISKYLDKVANASCSVVGHTDSQGNRITNIGLGQERADFAKQYLIDNGIMASKIIATSKGPDTPISDNNTEEGRSQNRRTVITLN, from the coding sequence ATGACAAAAAAAACCATTTACCTCTTAGGAATAATCATTACGATTCTTCTCGGGACCTATTTCTTTATTACTTGTTGCAGTTGTTGCGGGGCGAGTTCCGAAATTACCGAAACTGAAATTATAATTGAAGAAACCTTACCTGAGGCAACAGCGTATCCATTTAAATTCTCTGATGGGTCTTTTGCCTACGAAAGCAATGATAATTTTAATTTCAACCGATCTTCCTCTTCTATTCTAATGCCTTTATCTACAAGCATTACTGAAGGAATTACAAGTACAAAATCTTACTTAGAGCAAAATACAGGTAAAGTTTTTGATATTACTGGTTTTTATAAAAGCGATGAAGCAAACAAATCTGCTTTTCCAAATCTAGGAATTGCAAGAGCAAATGCAATTAAAAATCATTTAGTAGCACAAGGGATACCTTCTTCCTCACTAAACATTTTAGGCGAATTAAATGATGATATGATTAGTTCTCCTGAAAATGTATTTTTAGGCCCTGCGAGTTACGCTATTTCAAATGAACATGAAGACCTCGAAGATGAGATGAAAGCTTTGTATAATAAAATTAAAGCCGATCCATTAGTTCTCAACTTTAACACTGGACAAGCCTCAATAAATCTTACCTCAGAAGAGCGCCAAAAAATTGTAGCTATTTCTAAATATCTTGATAAGGTAGCAAATGCTAGTTGCAGTGTTGTTGGACATACGGATAGCCAAGGAAATAGAATAACAAATATTGGCTTAGGACAAGAGCGGGCAGATTTTGCAAAACAATATCTTATTGATAACGGTATCATGGCATCAAAAATTATTGCAACATCAAAAGGACCAGATACCCCTATCTCAGATAATAATACAGAAGAAGGCCGCAGTCAAAACAGAAGAACGGTCATCACTTTAAACTAA
- a CDS encoding acyl-ACP desaturase, protein MSAKNIRIEVMRAIEDKVNGFIDQYLIPIQDIWQPTDFLPDPQSDDFLDAVKQIQEESKDLGYDFWVTMVADTITEEALPTYESWLMDVEGVDQHGENKNGWSKWVRHWTAEENRHGDVLNKYLYLSGRVNMREVEITTQYLIADGFDIGTDRDPYKNFIYTSFQELATNISHKRVGQMAKKKGNVLLGKMCTIIAGDEMRHHLAYREFVKSIFEHDPNQMMMAFADMMKKKIVMPAHFLRESGGTIGSAFENFSNCAQRLGVYTALDYIDILRKLNTYWELDNIRALNDDGERARDYLMKLPDRLERIATRMKFPEDQYHFKWVDANGRL, encoded by the coding sequence ATGTCAGCTAAAAATATTAGAATAGAAGTAATGCGGGCGATTGAGGATAAGGTGAATGGTTTTATTGATCAATACTTGATTCCAATTCAGGATATTTGGCAACCAACAGATTTTTTGCCGGATCCGCAAAGCGATGATTTTCTTGATGCTGTAAAGCAAATACAAGAAGAATCTAAAGATTTAGGATACGATTTTTGGGTAACTATGGTTGCCGATACCATTACGGAGGAAGCATTGCCAACATACGAATCTTGGTTGATGGATGTTGAAGGAGTGGATCAACATGGTGAGAATAAAAATGGATGGTCTAAATGGGTGCGTCATTGGACTGCAGAAGAAAACCGCCATGGAGATGTGCTAAATAAATACTTGTATTTATCCGGTAGAGTAAACATGCGTGAGGTTGAAATTACTACGCAATATTTAATTGCAGATGGTTTTGATATTGGTACCGATAGGGATCCATACAAAAACTTTATTTATACCTCATTTCAAGAATTAGCGACCAACATTTCACACAAGAGAGTTGGACAAATGGCTAAGAAAAAAGGAAATGTTTTGTTAGGTAAAATGTGTACTATCATTGCTGGTGATGAAATGCGTCATCATTTAGCGTATAGAGAGTTTGTAAAATCGATATTTGAGCACGATCCAAATCAAATGATGATGGCATTTGCTGATATGATGAAAAAGAAAATTGTTATGCCAGCGCACTTTTTACGTGAGTCTGGGGGCACAATTGGTTCTGCTTTTGAAAATTTTTCAAATTGTGCACAGCGTTTAGGAGTGTATACAGCTTTGGATTATATAGATATTCTTAGAAAATTAAATACGTATTGGGAGCTAGATAATATTCGTGCTTTGAATGATGATGGTGAGCGTGCAAGAGATTATTTAATGAAATTACCAGATAGATTAGAACGTATAGCTACAAGGATGAAGTTTCCAGAGGATCAATATCACTTTAAGTGGGTTGATGCGAATGGTAGGTTATAA